In the genome of Bacteroidales bacterium, the window GAGTAGGAACATTTTTTGACATTGAAAAAAGTTGCAGTAATTGGTACGACTACGGGGCAAGGTTCTATGATGCACAATTGGGGAGGTGGCATGTGGTGGATCCAATTTCTGATTTAGGATATGAGTGGTCTCCCTATAGGTATGCATTTGACAACCCAATTAATTTTATTGACCCTAATGGTATGTATGAAAGTCCAATTTTTGATTTCGATGGTAATTACTTAGGGGATGACTCATATGGTTTTAATGGTACAGCATTATTTATGGACCAGAGTAGTTACTATGAAGGAATAACTCATAATGAAGCACTCGATATTGTAAGAGGAAATGGAGGTGCTGGTTATCCTTCATTAAGTGATGACGCAGAGAAAAATTATTGGAAGAATTATAAGATTCAAGAACAGTTATGGAAAGAGTCTAAATCAATTCAAAATGAATATACGGGGTCAAATGTTAATAATAGTAGTCAATGGAAGAACTATAATGAGGTAAACGCTTCATTAAATGTCGGAATAAACTATGCTGATGGTGGGGAGTATAATTTAATTAGCCATAAGTTAACAGGGTTTACTTATAACTCTCTATATGGTTTTGATGTATATGATCCAAAATTAGGTTATGGAGACGATGATATGGATATGGGTTTTTCATATCAGCCAGTTTCATTATATAACCTTTCTTTTAATTATAACAAGTCTAAAGGTAATTCAGGGTATCAACTTAAACTGCCATTATTTATAGGATTATGCCATTATAAGATTAACTTTGATAGTAATTTTAACATAAAGAGAGAATTCATAGGAGTTGACTTCAGTGACGAATTCGGAATAATTTTGGTTGAAAGATGGAATTTTTCCTTTGGTAAAATAAAAGAATAATTATGAAACTTAACTTAAAGACTGCAATAATATTAGCTGTAATTATATCAATTTTAATTGCTATAACAATAATAATAATAGTTAAAAAAGTAAGACACGAATATTCAGTTCCCATATTTGAATATGTTTCAAAAGATCCTTTATTAATAAAGGAAATTGGTAATGTCATAAAAGTATCAGATGATGACAGTTTTGAAACATTCGTATTTAATGATACTACACGTTGTGCAATTCTTTGGGTAATTGGAGAAAAAGCTGATGCTGAAATAAAAGTTTATGGTGAAAAAGGAAAAATTGAAAATTGGAACATTTATTCAATCGAAATTCTTGAAAAAAGAGATAAGAAATAGATATTCCCCAGTTCGATTGAGGCTGTGCACTGTTCGACGGCCGGCTTCCGAAATATCGGAACAAGTCTTGGCTTCGTCGTTTTATCTAAATCAGAATAAATATAATTATAAATATTAATAAATACAACTTGCCTAATTAAATTATAATACATATCTTTATTACTCAAAATCAATTCTGAAATTTGAGTACCTACAAACAAATATTGACCAAATATTGGGGTTATTCCGAGTTTAGACCTTTACAAGAGGAGATTATTAAATCATTTGCAGATGAAAAAAAAGATGTTCTCGGATTATTGCCTACCGGAGGAGGTAAATCAATTATTTTCCAAGTACCCACACTTGCCAAAGAAGGTATGTGTTTGGTTGTTACACCTTTAATTGCTTTAATGAAAGATCAAGTTGAGAATCTTAATCAACGTAATATAAAAGCAGCTGCGGTGTATTCCGGTATGTCAACCGGCGAAATTGATTTGGTAATGAACAATGCCGTATTCGGAGCATATAAATTTTTATATCTGTCTCCTGAACGTCTCGCAACAAGAATGTTTATTACCAGATTGCCTGATATGAAGATCAACTATGTTGCCGTAGATGAGGCACATTGTATTTCTCAATGGGGTTACGATTTCCGACCTTCCTATTTAAATATTGCAAAAATAAGAGAATTTATTCCCGATGTTCCTTTTATCGGATTAACGGCAACAGCTACACCGAGAGTTGCCGAAGATATTCAAGAGAAGCTTAATTTCAAGGAGAAAAATGTATTTCGTTTAAGTTTTGAGAGGAAGAATCTGATTTATGTGGTCAGAGAAGTTGAAGATAAATTGAAATATCTGTTAAAAATTGCTGTAAAGCAAGTCGGAACAGGCATAATTTATGTCAGAAGCAGAAAATCTTCTTATGAAATTGCAAAATATCTGAACGAAAAAGGAATTAATGCAGATTATTATCATGCCGGAATTGATTCTGCTTTGAAAAACATTAAGCAAAATCGTTGGAAAACTAATAAGATTAGGGTAATAGTTGCAACAAATGCATTCGGAATGGGCATTGATAAACCGGATGTAAGGTTTGTTATACATTATGATATGCCGGATTCTCCTGAAGCGTATTTTCAAGAAGCAGGGCGGGGGGGAAGAGACGGTAAAGCTTCCTATGCTGTTTTATTATTTCAAAAAGCAGATATAATTAATCTTAAAAAAAGAATTTCTTCAAACTTTCCTGAAATAAAAACCATTAAAGATGTTTATAATGCTGTTTGTAATTATTATGAAATTCCTGTCGGCAAAGGTAAAGGCTTGATCAGGCTTTTCAGCATCCGTGATTTTGTAACAAAATTTAAAATGCAAATCAAAGCAGTATTGAGTAGCTTGAAAGTGCTTCAGAATGAGGGGTATATTGATTTTACTGAAGATGATTTTACACCGTCAAAGGTTTTCTTTTCTGTAAGCAGGGACGATCTTTACAAATACCAAGTAGCTAATAAACAATTTGATGATTTTATTAAGTTACTCTTAAGATTATACACAGGATTGTTTTCGAATTACACTTCAATTGATGAAGAATATTTGGCTAAGCGTGCAAATACTAAAACGGAAATAATTTATAATTATTTGGAACTTTTGGCAAAACAAGAGATTATAAAATATGTTCCGCAAAGGAAAACGCCTTTTATTATTTTTACATCAGAAAGATTGGAAGATAAGAACTTATTTATTTCCAAGGAAAATTATGAAAAACGAAAAGAACGTTATTTTAACAGGGTAAATGCCATATTACACTACGCCGAAAGTACTGCTAAATGCAGAAGTCAGATTTTGTTGTCTTATTTTGGAGAAAAAAATCCGTACAGATGCGGTGAGTGTGATGTATGCCGAAGAAGAAATAAATTAGATTTAAGCACTTATGAATTTGATCTGGTAAATAGTGAAGTAAAAGCATTACTGGTAAAAGCCCCAATGGATATTGATGTTTTGGTAGATCAGGTAAATTGTGATGACAAAAAAGTAATTAAGGTTATCCGTTGGTTAATTGATAATGAAAAGATTGAATATACAATTGATAAACGATTGACTTGGGTATCTGTATAATAATTAAAAAAGGCAAAGTTGTTAAAACTTTGCCTTTAATTTAGCAGTTGTTACTTAAGATAAAATATATATTATTTAAGCTAATTTCACATCTACTGCATTAAGACCTTTACGGCCTTCTTGTAATTCGAAAGTAACTTCATCGTTTTCTTTTACTTTGTCAATTATACCGCTTACATGTACGAAGTATTCTTCCTCAGTTTCATTGTCAATAATGAATCCGAAACCTTTAGTTTCGTTAAAAAATTTAACTTTTCCTGTTTTCATAAAAATAATGTTATTTAATAAATTTGTGCAAAGATATAATAATTATAGAATAAGCAGTAAAAAAAAAATATTTTTTGAATTTTAATCTGTTTTATCTATAGATCAGTAACTAAAGTAACTTCAATTTCTGAAATATTTTTAATTTTATTATCGTTGGTAAAAAAAATGCTGCAATTGTTATGTATTGCTGAAGCAAGTTGTAAAGCATCAGGTGTTTTCAGAAAGCTGTATTTTGCTCTTAATTTGTAAGTGGTTTTTGCTATTTGAATTGAAACGGGTTCAATATTAAATTTACAAAAATCCAATAGTTTATTAAAATCTTTTATAGGTATAGGCGTTTAAAGCACACTGTTTTTTTGTAGTTTTGCTGTATGATAGATAAAAAATTTATTGGTGTGGTATTATTTGATTTTATTAAGACTTTTAAAGCAGACGAAGACTGCATGGAATATTTATCTTCAATTAAATGGGCAGATGGTTACCGATGCAAGAAATGTGGCAATACTAATTTTTGTAAAGGCAGGAAACCATTTTCCAGAAGATGTACTCGTTGTAAATACGATGAAAGTCCTACTGTAAACACCATGTTTGATAAATGTAAGTTTCCATTATTAACAGCTTTTCATATTGCATTTAAAATAAGTACAAAAAAGAAAGGTATGTCAACATTAGAATTGCACCGAGAATTTGGACTGCGGCAAAAAACATGTTGGAATTTTAAGAAGAAGATACAAATTATAATGAAAAGCAGTCAGAGATTTCCATTAACAGGAGAAGTACATGTAGATGAATTTTTTATTGGCGGGCCGGAAAAGAATATGCAAGGAAGAGGAGCAGAAAAGAAAAGGTTGGTTGTAATTGCGATTGAAAAGGTTGCTGATGGTATTGGCAGAGCTTATGGAGAAGTAATTGAAAATGCATCTTCAAAAGCATTATTACCATTTTTCAGATCATATATTAAACCAAACACTAAGATACTAACTGACGAATGGAATGGATATAAACCATTATTAAAAGAATATCCAAATATGTTGCAAATACCATCAGACAAAGGCAATAATTTTCCAGACCTTCATATTCACATTATGAATTTAAAAGGTTGGCTTAGAGGAATACACCATCATTGTAGCAAAGAACATTTGCAAGGTTACTTAGATGAATTTCATTTTAGACATAATAGAAGAAATAATATGGATACAATATTCCATAAGCTTATTGAAAGAATGGTTAATAAAAAGCTTATATGCTAATATTACTGCGATACAAAAGTGTGCACTAAACGCCTATACCTAATCTTTTATTATGTCTAATCTTTCTGATTTGTATGGTTTTACACCAAATTCAGCAATTGTAACTACACTCGTAAATAATTTTGTATCTTTTTTTATATGTTGAGCAAGCCAATTTTTTGTTTGCTCATAGAACTTATCATTTTTTTCTATAAGATATATAAGAGGAGCAGTATCAAAAAATATTTTGTTAAAATCTGTCATCTTTTCTTAAATTATTTATATATTCTTGTGCATCTTCTTTCCATAAGCCTTTTGCAATACCACAATATTTGTCAAGCTCATCCAAAATATTTTTATCGTAATTATTATCTTTTTCATTCTTCTTTACATTAAAAATAGTATTGTAATGAAACAATTGCATCAAATTATTTCTTTTATCTTCGTTTAAACTTGATAATAAAAGATAATATCCAAGTTGTTGTTTTTGCTCTTTTGTGAAATTTTCAATTTGTTCAATTACTTCTTGATAAGTCATATTTTTGTATTTTAAAGTTTGTATTTCCATTTTGTTTACTTTTTTATATATCTGTATTTACAAAGATATGATTTTTTGCTGATATTTAATTTTAATCTTTTCATAAATCAGCACTGACAAGTTTTTGCAACATATCAGCACTGAAATAATTTATAGATTATAAGATATTCTTATAAATCTACTCAACCGTTACATACATACCGCCTTTTTGTGAATAAATTGTTGCATCATACATTGCTTCGCAATATGTCGGCGGCATCCAAAATTTGCCGGCATAACTTGCATTCAGCATTGTTTATATTATTTGTTCTGTTAATAAGCCTTCAATTAATTTGAAATGCTTGTCATCAGATAATAAAACAGCATTATGTTCAATTGTATGAGCAGCTATCCAAATATCGTTTTCAGGAATAGGCTTGCCTTTTGTTTTAAGTTGTGTTTTTATTATTCCGTATATTTTTGATGTGGACTTTGTAACCGGTATAATAGAACAAGATTTTGAAAATGAAATAAGCTGTTTTATATGTTTTTCTTTGTTTGTTGCATTTTCAACACCATATGAAAGTTCACCATAAACTATTGAAGAAATATTTAATTGTTCAATTTCATTAAGTTTATCTAATGTCTGTTGATTCCCGCGAAATAAATTGACAACAACATTTGTATCAAGTAAATAGAATTTATTTTTCATTTGTTTAAGGTATTACCATTCTTTTATATCAACCTTTTCACAATCTTTGATAATTTCCGATATTTCATCAGCTTCTTCATTATCCCATATACCTGCAAATTGCATCCATGCCGACTTGCTGTTTTTCTTGTTTTTTAATTTATCCAAAAAATTGTTCAGACTTAATAAAATATCCGGATTGTTAATTTTAATAATTTCTTCAATAAACTTGTATTTTAAAGTTTGTATTTCCATTTTGTTTGCTTTTTTATAAATCTGTATTTACAAAGATACGATTTTTTGCTGATACTAAATTAAATCAAATATCATTTGATATTATCCAATTAATAAAATCATTTATATAAATTTCATTAGTTAATTCTAATACTGTTTTATTTTCTAAATGTTTATGAGGAACAAGTTTGTTAATATTTTTATTTGGTATTTTTTTTTATTTCATTTTAATTGCCCTAATATCTTGTGAATTGTCAAAACCAACTAAAACATATTCGTCTTTCAGAATATAGTAATTATATTTTCTGTAATCAGGGCTTGTAAGTTCGGTAATAAATATTCTGTAATTTTTATAAGCAGCATTTACTCTCAAAATTTGTCTTTGCGGCGTGTGGTCAATAGTAGATTCAACATTTGAGAAAAATTCATTAATTTGACTGATTATATTGCTAAAATATTTTGAAGTTTCTGTTTCCAATCTTTTATTCCTTTATAGTTAAATTTCCAATCAATTAAATCATCTTCCCAATTTCTAAAATCTTTTTTTTGTTCTAATTCTGATATATAATCTTCATTTGTTGCGACTTTTTCTGCAAATGCTTCAAAATCAAGATTGTATTTTTTTTTGTAAATTTTATCTTTAGTAGATAGATCCATTAACTTTGTAGTAATTAGGTCAATAACATATCTTTTGAAAGCAATATTTGTTGCAGTTTCAATATCTGTAAAAGATTTAATTGTTTCAATATATTTATCGTTAACAGTTATTGTTGTCATAGTTTATTATTCTTTTACTGTTTATTTAACAAAGATACAAAAAAAACTGATAAGTTATAAAAATCTGTTAAATACCCGTCTGACCGCTAGGAGCGGTCGGACGGGTTTTTATAATATCTTTACTCAACCGTCACATACATACCGCCTTTTTGTGAATAAATTGTTGCATCATACATAGCCTCACAATATGTCGGCGGCATCCAGAACTTGCCGGCATAACTTGCATTAAGCATCACTTTAAATGTTTTGCTTTTGCTTTTGTTTAAGTCAAAATACGTATAAACACGGTCGTCTCTTATGTCAATGTATTCAGGAGTTGCAGTATGTGATGAGCCGTATCCTGTATTATACAATCTTGTATTTATAATTTCCCAGCCCGACGGGAATATTTGAGATAATGCCATCTCTTCGTATTTTTTCAAAATTCCCGGATGCGTAATAGTAACATGTGCAACAAAATCAGTACCTTGAGCAATATTTTTCGGAGACAGGCTTGTGCCGTCAGGATAAGTATATTTTACCGTCATTCTTAAATCTTTCTGAGCATCAGCAGATTTTCCAATATCCGGTATTCCTTGCAGAATTACTCTTACGTAAACAATTCCCGAGCTTGTATTTTTTACAGTGATATTTCCGGCATTTGTACCCTTAATGTTCATATCAATTTGCGATATGGTCTTATTCACTGCAACTGACTTCATACCGGCAGAGTTCAATTTATATTGATATTTAAGTTGTCCGGATTTTGCATTGCTTTCAACATATAATGACGCAGCAATTAATGAATAAGCAGTTGTTTGTGTGCTTAAGTATTTATTGCTTGATAATTCTTCCGATATTTCTTTCAGCAATTTGAATGCTTTTTCTTTTTCGCCTATTAAACTTAATGTTTCCAAAATCATAGCTTTATCACGAAGAGTACTTCCGTATGTGTAAGATAATTCTGTATATGAACTTATATAAGTTGTTAAACCCGCAATCATTGATTTAGCATGTGTTTTTTTACCTGAAAGATAATATGCTGCGGCAAGTCTCCATTTTGCTGTATTCGACAAATTCTTGATATTCTTCATTCTGTTCATGGAACTTTTTGCAGGGTATCCGGCTAATGCGAGTGAATATAACCTGTATGCTTGCACCAATTGAGATGAAGGTCCGTCATTTGTCCAGTTCTTTGCTTTTTTAGATTGATATTTTCTCCAAGATTGGATAACAGAAGATGAAACAGGATATCCTTTTTTCTTTGCTTCAATAAGGAAATGTCCGGCATAAGTAGTACCCCAAATACTTGCATTAGAACCTCCTTGCCAATACGCAAAACCTCCGTTTGATAATTGGAATGAAGACAATTGTTTAATACCTGCCTTAATGTTCTTTTCTATTTCCTTTTTTTGTTTGGCATTCAATTCAATTAAATTAGAGACAAACAATTGAGGAAATACCGCAGATGTTGTTTGTTCAACGCATCCGTGAGGATATTGAATTAAAAAGTCTAATCTGTTTTTCAAATTTATTGGCGGAATACTTGATACTTCAATTACTCCGTTGTTTGTTCCTGCAATTCCTACAGGTGTATAATCAGTTACCCATGATTCACTTGCCGACAGAACTTTTTCTATAACATTGGTTGTCAGGTGATTCGGATTCCTGACATCAATTTCAATATTAAAAGAAGATGTAATATTGCCTGATGTTGCAATAACTTCAACAATACCGACACCTATTTTCTTATTGACCAGCAATTCGAAATCAAGATTTTGTTCGCCTTTTTTGTTGAATCTTAATGTTTTTGTTTTATTCCCTTTTACAGTAAACAAGTTATTTGTTTTTAATGTAACTTTCACATCTTTAATGTTTTTCTTCATAACAAATATTGTTGCAGGAAGTTTTACGATTTCTCCGGGTGAAAGCACTCTTGGCAGAGTTCCCAAAACCATCAGGGGTTTAATTACCGGAACGGCTTTATCCGTTGCACCGTAGGCATTATTATTTCCTGCAATAACCATTGTTCTGACAGAACCTATGTATTTTGAGATATTAATTGTATGTGTTTTTTTATCACCTTTTCCGAGCGTGAAAGGTCCGAGAAACTTAACCACCGGCTTGAACCGATTTGCAGATTTTTTATCTTGACCTTCTTCATCCATGCCTCCGCCAATTGCCAGCAATCGTTCAATTTTTCCGGTAGTTGCACCAATAACTTCCTTATACATATCCCAAGTTTTAACACCGAGAGCTTCTTTTGCAAAAAACTTATCCCAAGGATTAGGTGTCTGAAAACGAGTAATATCAAGCAATCCTTCATCAACAATTGCGAGTGTGTATGTCATTGCTTTTTTATCCTTTTCCGAAACAGTTATTTTAAAGTCTTTTCCGCTTTCAATTTCATTTGGCATAACAATAACAGGTTCCAATATAGTATTAGGGTCTTCAACCATAATCGGAATTGCTCCGTACATTCTAATAGGCAAATCATTTGCTGTTTGCGAATGCGGTTGTAACAAACTTATGTGAACATAAACATTCGGAGTCATTTCTTTAGTTGCCTTAAATTCAAATTGGGTTTCGCCTTCTTTTGTTTGCACCCAATATGATTTTAAAACATCTGTACCGTCTTCAATACTAATTAAAGCTCTGCCGTCTTTTCCTGTAGGAATTGTGATTTTAACATCATCGCCCACATTGTATTTTTCTTTATCGGAAACAAATGTCAGCATTGATGCTCCTTCGGCATCGCCTTTTTGTGCTCTTCCTGCCCAACCCGGCCAGTCAATGTAAACTATTTTTCCTGTTGAGTGTCCGGTTTCAGTGTCTTCAGCTATTACCAAATATCTTCCCCAATCAGGATATTTTACTTCAATATTCCAAGATGCTTTTCCGTTTGAGCTGTTTACAACTCCTTCTTTCAGCAATGTTGCAGAATTCCTGAAATTGTAACTTGAAACAGTATTACTTGAAGCATCATACCACCATCTCCAACTTAATTTATAGAACTTCATTTTTATTTTATGAGATTCTTTTAAGACCTTACCGGTTGGTGTTAGTGTAACTAATTCAACTTTATGTTTCTTGTCTGTAAGTAACATTCCTCTGATTTTATCACCTTTCGGTAATTTTATTCCTGTGTAAGCTTCATAAGGTGAGAATTTTACGGTATATTGGTCAATACTGAAATTTCCTCCTTTTTCAAATGCTTTAGTAAAGAAAACAGC includes:
- a CDS encoding RecQ family ATP-dependent DNA helicase; translated protein: MSTYKQILTKYWGYSEFRPLQEEIIKSFADEKKDVLGLLPTGGGKSIIFQVPTLAKEGMCLVVTPLIALMKDQVENLNQRNIKAAAVYSGMSTGEIDLVMNNAVFGAYKFLYLSPERLATRMFITRLPDMKINYVAVDEAHCISQWGYDFRPSYLNIAKIREFIPDVPFIGLTATATPRVAEDIQEKLNFKEKNVFRLSFERKNLIYVVREVEDKLKYLLKIAVKQVGTGIIYVRSRKSSYEIAKYLNEKGINADYYHAGIDSALKNIKQNRWKTNKIRVIVATNAFGMGIDKPDVRFVIHYDMPDSPEAYFQEAGRGGRDGKASYAVLLFQKADIINLKKRISSNFPEIKTIKDVYNAVCNYYEIPVGKGKGLIRLFSIRDFVTKFKMQIKAVLSSLKVLQNEGYIDFTEDDFTPSKVFFSVSRDDLYKYQVANKQFDDFIKLLLRLYTGLFSNYTSIDEEYLAKRANTKTEIIYNYLELLAKQEIIKYVPQRKTPFIIFTSERLEDKNLFISKENYEKRKERYFNRVNAILHYAESTAKCRSQILLSYFGEKNPYRCGECDVCRRRNKLDLSTYEFDLVNSEVKALLVKAPMDIDVLVDQVNCDDKKVIKVIRWLIDNEKIEYTIDKRLTWVSV
- a CDS encoding cold shock domain-containing protein; translation: MKTGKVKFFNETKGFGFIIDNETEEEYFVHVSGIIDKVKENDEVTFELQEGRKGLNAVDVKLA
- a CDS encoding PIN domain-containing protein encodes the protein MDFCKFNIEPVSIQIAKTTYKLRAKYSFLKTPDALQLASAIHNNCSIFFTNDNKIKNISEIEVTLVTDL
- a CDS encoding IS1595 family transposase, which encodes MIDKKFIGVVLFDFIKTFKADEDCMEYLSSIKWADGYRCKKCGNTNFCKGRKPFSRRCTRCKYDESPTVNTMFDKCKFPLLTAFHIAFKISTKKKGMSTLELHREFGLRQKTCWNFKKKIQIIMKSSQRFPLTGEVHVDEFFIGGPEKNMQGRGAEKKRLVVIAIEKVADGIGRAYGEVIENASSKALLPFFRSYIKPNTKILTDEWNGYKPLLKEYPNMLQIPSDKGNNFPDLHIHIMNLKGWLRGIHHHCSKEHLQGYLDEFHFRHNRRNNMDTIFHKLIERMVNKKLIC
- a CDS encoding type II toxin-antitoxin system VapC family toxin, whose translation is MKNKFYLLDTNVVVNLFRGNQQTLDKLNEIEQLNISSIVYGELSYGVENATNKEKHIKQLISFSKSCSIIPVTKSTSKIYGIIKTQLKTKGKPIPENDIWIAAHTIEHNAVLLSDDKHFKLIEGLLTEQII